In Paenibacillus sp. JQZ6Y-1, the following proteins share a genomic window:
- a CDS encoding class I SAM-dependent methyltransferase yields MSHEYGVHERQQILDEIVNCMATAQEHMDVQRIQTEHRLKLVEFWDIQPGSSVLEIGCGQGDTTAVLAWATGSDGYVHGIDVATRDYGSPITVGDSANVLLASKLGASIRMEYEVDVLNPDTQFPEDAFDYVVISHASWYMASFEELRQILKRVRHWGKRLCFAEWDTRIQHIQQFPHLLAVLIQAKYECFKENSNANIRTLFTVDDIHRVAAEAGWIIEREQSIQSVHLQDGQWETDMVLDAYKDELEALSDIPDKLRSLIESEVRMLEHSVQQTDQIGSMATYVFVASRSVSVE; encoded by the coding sequence ATGAGCCACGAATACGGAGTTCATGAACGTCAGCAGATTTTAGATGAGATTGTGAACTGTATGGCAACTGCGCAGGAGCACATGGATGTTCAGCGTATTCAGACAGAGCACCGATTGAAGCTGGTCGAATTTTGGGATATTCAGCCGGGGAGTTCTGTGCTGGAAATTGGCTGCGGACAAGGGGATACGACAGCCGTACTGGCATGGGCGACCGGGTCAGACGGATACGTGCATGGTATTGATGTGGCAACGCGCGACTACGGAAGCCCGATCACCGTAGGCGATTCGGCGAATGTTTTGCTGGCGTCCAAGTTAGGTGCATCGATACGCATGGAATATGAGGTAGATGTGCTGAACCCAGACACACAGTTTCCAGAAGATGCGTTTGATTATGTGGTGATTTCTCATGCGTCGTGGTATATGGCTTCGTTTGAAGAATTGCGGCAAATTCTAAAGCGTGTGCGGCATTGGGGCAAGCGGTTGTGCTTTGCCGAGTGGGATACGCGGATTCAGCATATTCAGCAGTTTCCGCACCTGCTGGCGGTGTTGATTCAGGCAAAATACGAATGCTTCAAGGAAAATAGTAACGCTAATATTCGCACCCTGTTTACGGTGGACGATATTCATCGTGTCGCCGCAGAAGCAGGCTGGATTATCGAACGCGAGCAGTCGATCCAATCGGTACATTTGCAGGATGGGCAATGGGAGACGGATATGGTGCTGGATGCGTATAAGGATGAACTGGAGGCATTGTCTGACATACCGGACAAGTTGCGCTCGCTCATTGAATCGGAAGTGCGAATGCTAGAGCATTCGGTGCAGCAAACGGATCAGATTGGCTCAATGGCGACGTATGTGTTTGTGGCGAGTCGGAGCGTTTCAGTCGAGTAG